From a single Staphylococcus epidermidis genomic region:
- a CDS encoding cupin domain-containing protein has protein sequence MMTANDWIDRLELISHPEGGYFKETMRGDGKGRASFSSIYFLLTQRDISHFHRIDADEVWYYHAGQTLKIHMITPKGEYHTVKLGRDIDCGECLQYCVPKGTIFASTLDSAEGYSLVGCMCQPGFEYEHFELLTQEYLIRQYPQYESIIKRLAISQED, from the coding sequence ATGATGACTGCTAATGATTGGATAGACCGGTTGGAATTAATTTCGCATCCTGAAGGCGGATATTTTAAAGAAACAATGAGAGGCGACGGTAAAGGAAGAGCGTCTTTTAGCAGTATTTATTTTCTATTAACACAGCGCGATATATCACATTTTCATAGAATAGATGCAGATGAAGTATGGTATTATCATGCTGGTCAGACGTTGAAGATTCATATGATAACCCCTAAAGGTGAATATCATACTGTTAAATTAGGTAGAGATATAGATTGTGGTGAGTGTTTACAATATTGTGTGCCAAAAGGGACAATTTTTGCTTCTACTTTAGATAGTGCAGAGGGATATAGTCTAGTTGGATGTATGTGTCAACCTGGATTTGAATACGAGCATTTTGAACTTTTAACACAAGAATATTTGATTCGTCAATATCCACAATATGAAAGCATAATAAAAAGATTAGCTATATCTCAAGAAGATTAA
- a CDS encoding transcriptional regulator, SarA/Rot family — MNEQKLIKLLEFYKQYKALSGYIDKKYKLTLNDLAVLYLAKKYCLDERILMQTFLKLATGELDISRTKILMSIRRLIDKEKLNKVISNRDERKIFLYMDENNMSEFDALFEDVEKFLSY; from the coding sequence TTGAATGAGCAGAAATTAATTAAATTACTAGAATTTTACAAACAATATAAAGCATTATCTGGATATATAGATAAAAAATATAAGTTGACGTTAAACGATCTTGCTGTACTATATTTAGCTAAAAAATATTGCTTAGATGAGCGAATTCTTATGCAAACTTTTCTAAAACTGGCTACAGGAGAGTTAGATATTAGTAGAACTAAGATTTTGATGTCTATTAGAAGATTGATAGACAAAGAAAAGTTAAATAAAGTAATATCGAATAGAGATGAAAGAAAAATTTTTCTATATATGGATGAAAATAATATGAGTGAATTTGATGCTTTATTTGAAGATGTTGAAAAATTCTTAAGTTATTAA
- a CDS encoding globin domain-containing protein, whose product MLTEKEQDIIKQTVPLLQDKGTEITSIFYPKMFEANPELLNMFNQTNQKKGMQSAALAQAVLAAAMNINNLGAIKPAIMPVAHKHCALQVYPEHYPIVGENLLAAIQDVTGLESDDPVIQTWAKAYGEIADVFIKLEQEIYNHMLWKGFKPFKITNITQETSDIKSFTVESEEYDLSQFEPGQYITVDVSSEKLPYRAKRHYSIIDGDENHLVFGVKRDVTTEHEGEVSTILHDEISEGDMINLSAPVGGFSIENTERPQLFIGSGVGMTPLVSMFKKAASLNVPTQMIQAVVTEDERPFAQKLDSITDNYEQAQLHLHVKDKEGYLEAKELEQYLSEQPEIYICGGTKFLHSIINSLKELNYDMNHVHFETFIPRLSVQV is encoded by the coding sequence ATGCTAACTGAAAAAGAGCAAGATATTATCAAACAAACTGTACCATTATTACAAGATAAAGGAACTGAGATTACTTCAATTTTTTATCCTAAGATGTTTGAGGCTAACCCAGAATTATTAAACATGTTTAACCAAACAAACCAAAAGAAAGGTATGCAATCTGCTGCATTAGCACAAGCAGTACTAGCTGCAGCAATGAATATTAATAATTTAGGTGCAATTAAGCCAGCAATTATGCCTGTGGCACATAAGCACTGTGCTTTACAAGTTTATCCCGAACATTATCCAATTGTAGGTGAAAATTTACTTGCTGCAATTCAAGATGTGACAGGGTTAGAAAGTGACGACCCAGTAATTCAAACATGGGCAAAAGCGTATGGAGAAATTGCAGATGTATTTATCAAATTAGAGCAAGAAATTTACAACCATATGTTATGGAAAGGTTTTAAACCATTTAAAATCACAAACATTACACAAGAAACAAGTGACATCAAATCTTTCACAGTTGAATCTGAAGAATATGATTTAAGTCAATTCGAACCAGGTCAATACATTACCGTAGATGTTTCTAGTGAAAAGTTACCATATAGAGCTAAACGTCATTATTCAATCATAGATGGAGATGAAAATCACTTAGTATTTGGTGTCAAACGTGATGTGACTACTGAACATGAAGGTGAAGTTTCAACAATTTTACATGATGAAATATCAGAAGGTGACATGATTAATTTATCTGCTCCTGTAGGTGGCTTTTCAATAGAAAATACTGAAAGACCGCAATTGTTTATTGGTTCTGGCGTAGGTATGACACCATTAGTTTCAATGTTTAAAAAAGCTGCATCATTAAACGTTCCAACTCAAATGATTCAAGCGGTTGTGACAGAAGATGAACGACCATTTGCTCAAAAACTTGATAGCATTACAGATAATTATGAGCAAGCACAGCTACATTTACACGTGAAAGATAAAGAAGGTTATTTAGAAGCTAAAGAATTAGAACAATATTTAAGTGAACAGCCTGAAATTTATATTTGTGGTGGTACGAAATTCTTACATTCAATTATAAATTCTCTTAAAGAATTAAATTATGATATGAATCATGTTCATTTTGAAACATTTATTCCTCGTTTAAGTGTTCAAGTATAG
- the scdA gene encoding iron-sulfur cluster repair di-iron protein ScdA has translation MITKEDIVADVVTDYPKSADIFRNAGIDFCCGGQESIASAVNHKPNIDLNSLLNKLNHIDNTEGNSTINPKFLNVESLIQYIQSAYHETLKEEFKNLTPYMTKLAKVHGPSHPYLLKLQDLYREFRDSMLDHIRKEDEEDFPKLIQYSQGQDVQNIKIILEDLINDHEDTGQLLNVMNQLTSDYQTPEEACGTWKLVYQRLQNIERQTHQHVHLENHVLFKKVS, from the coding sequence ATGATTACAAAAGAAGATATTGTTGCAGATGTTGTAACAGATTATCCTAAAAGTGCAGATATATTTAGAAATGCTGGAATAGATTTTTGTTGTGGCGGACAAGAGAGTATCGCTTCAGCTGTCAATCATAAACCAAATATTGACTTAAATTCCTTATTAAATAAGTTGAATCATATTGATAATACAGAAGGTAACAGTACCATTAATCCTAAATTTTTAAATGTTGAATCTCTTATACAATATATACAATCAGCTTATCACGAAACGCTTAAAGAAGAATTTAAGAATCTTACACCTTACATGACTAAATTGGCAAAAGTACATGGTCCTAGTCACCCATACTTATTAAAATTACAAGACTTATATCGCGAGTTTCGTGATAGTATGTTGGATCATATACGTAAAGAAGATGAGGAAGATTTTCCTAAACTCATTCAATATAGTCAAGGACAAGATGTACAAAACATTAAAATCATATTAGAAGATTTAATTAATGACCACGAAGATACTGGGCAATTATTAAATGTTATGAATCAACTAACCTCTGATTATCAAACCCCAGAAGAAGCATGTGGAACATGGAAGCTTGTTTACCAAAGATTACAAAATATCGAACGTCAAACACACCAACATGTACATCTTGAAAACCATGTGTTATTTAAAAAGGTAAGTTAA
- a CDS encoding DUF402 domain-containing protein encodes MKVKYIDKRHWRRLVEREYTEVKVNNNRFKGIIGLVTMKKVREPLEVTVVGQNIIVADDNYKWLQILPDKKRYSMTVMFDNKGNPLEYYFDINIKNITQKGNARTIDLCLDVLVLPNGEYELVDEDDLMYALQNKQISKKQYHEAYIIAHQLMIEIEDNFSEIQDKVMRCYHKINHKAQKMKHKRPYKAKKKSHRRH; translated from the coding sequence GTGAAAGTAAAATATATAGACAAACGTCACTGGCGTCGCCTGGTAGAGAGAGAATATACAGAGGTTAAAGTTAATAATAATAGATTTAAAGGTATTATAGGCTTGGTCACGATGAAAAAGGTTCGTGAGCCTTTAGAGGTGACGGTAGTTGGACAAAACATAATAGTTGCAGATGACAATTATAAATGGTTACAGATACTACCGGATAAGAAGCGGTATAGTATGACTGTCATGTTTGATAATAAAGGGAATCCATTAGAATACTACTTTGACATTAATATAAAGAACATTACTCAAAAAGGAAATGCACGTACCATCGATTTATGTTTAGACGTTCTCGTTCTACCTAATGGTGAGTATGAACTTGTAGATGAAGATGATTTAATGTACGCACTACAAAATAAACAAATTTCAAAGAAGCAATATCATGAGGCATATATTATCGCCCATCAATTAATGATTGAAATAGAAGATAATTTTTCAGAAATACAAGATAAGGTTATGCGTTGTTATCATAAAATCAATCATAAAGCACAGAAAATGAAACATAAACGTCCCTATAAAGCTAAAAAGAAATCACACCGACGACATTAA
- a CDS encoding LysR family transcriptional regulator: protein MKIDDYRLLITLDETKTLRKAAEILYISQPAVTQRLKAIEAAFGVEIFIRTKKQLITTTEGSMIIEHARDMLKRERLFFDKIQAHIGEVNGTISIGCSSLIGQTLLPEVLSLYNSQFPNVEIQVQVGSTEQIKAHHRDYHVMITRGNKVMNLSNTHLFNDEHYFIYPKDRKEDVTKLPFIEFQADPIYINQIKQWYNDHLGHDYHATITVDQVATCKEMLLSGVGVTILPKIMMKNIDKNMFEFEKVTIDKKPLIRSTYMSYDASMLQLPQVDAFVNLMLNFIR from the coding sequence ATGAAAATAGATGATTATCGTTTGCTCATTACTTTAGATGAGACAAAAACTTTACGCAAAGCAGCAGAAATTCTATATATTTCTCAACCTGCAGTTACTCAACGTTTAAAGGCAATTGAGGCTGCATTTGGAGTTGAGATTTTTATTCGTACAAAAAAACAGCTCATTACTACGACTGAAGGTTCAATGATTATTGAACATGCGCGTGATATGCTCAAACGTGAACGTTTATTTTTTGATAAAATACAAGCACATATTGGTGAAGTGAACGGTACAATTTCAATCGGTTGCTCTTCGCTTATTGGACAAACATTGCTTCCTGAAGTATTAAGTCTTTATAATTCGCAATTTCCCAATGTGGAGATACAGGTTCAAGTAGGATCTACTGAACAAATAAAAGCGCATCATCGAGACTACCATGTGATGATTACACGTGGAAATAAAGTAATGAATTTATCGAATACACATTTATTTAATGATGAACATTATTTTATATATCCTAAGGATCGTAAGGAAGATGTAACTAAACTGCCTTTTATTGAATTTCAAGCGGATCCAATTTATATTAACCAAATTAAACAATGGTATAACGATCATTTGGGACATGATTATCACGCGACAATCACAGTTGATCAAGTTGCCACATGTAAAGAAATGTTGCTTAGTGGTGTAGGGGTAACTATACTACCAAAAATTATGATGAAAAATATCGATAAGAACATGTTTGAATTTGAAAAAGTCACTATTGATAAAAAGCCACTTATTCGGTCAACATACATGAGTTATGACGCAAGTATGCTACAACTTCCTCAAGTAGACGCATTCGTAAATTTAATGTTGAACTTTATTAGATAA
- a CDS encoding YebC/PmpR family DNA-binding transcriptional regulator, giving the protein MGRKWNNIKEKKAQKDKNTSRIYAKFGKEIYVAAKSGEPNPESNQTLRLVLERAKTYSVPNHIIDRAIDKAKGAGDENYDHLRYEGFGPNGSMLIVDALTNNVNRTASDVRAAFGKNGGNMGVSGSVAYMFDHTATFGVEGKSVDEVLETLMEQDIDVRDVIDDNGLTIVYAEPDQFAQVQDALREAGVEEFKVAEFEMLPQTDIELSEEDQAIFEKLIDALEDLEDVQNVFHNVDLK; this is encoded by the coding sequence ATGGGACGTAAATGGAACAACATTAAAGAGAAAAAAGCCCAAAAAGATAAAAATACTAGTAGAATATATGCCAAATTTGGTAAAGAAATATATGTAGCTGCAAAGTCTGGTGAGCCTAATCCAGAGTCAAATCAAACTTTAAGATTAGTATTAGAACGTGCAAAAACATATTCAGTACCTAATCATATTATAGATAGAGCTATTGATAAGGCTAAAGGCGCTGGTGACGAAAACTACGATCACTTAAGATATGAAGGTTTTGGTCCGAATGGTTCAATGCTTATAGTTGACGCATTAACAAACAATGTAAATCGTACAGCATCAGATGTACGTGCTGCGTTCGGTAAGAATGGAGGAAATATGGGAGTATCTGGTTCAGTAGCTTATATGTTTGACCATACTGCAACCTTTGGTGTAGAAGGTAAATCTGTAGATGAAGTCTTAGAAACACTAATGGAGCAAGATATTGATGTAAGAGATGTAATTGATGACAATGGCTTGACTATTGTTTACGCAGAACCAGATCAATTTGCACAAGTTCAGGATGCATTACGTGAAGCTGGCGTTGAGGAATTTAAAGTAGCAGAGTTTGAAATGTTACCTCAAACTGATATTGAGTTGTCTGAAGAGGATCAAGCTATTTTTGAAAAATTAATCGATGCACTTGAAGACTTGGAAGATGTTCAAAATGTTTTCCATAATGTAGATTTAAAATAA